A genomic segment from Paenibacillus sp. FSL K6-1096 encodes:
- a CDS encoding Gfo/Idh/MocA family oxidoreductase codes for MSKVYRVGVIGCGGIANGKHLPALSRQDKVQVVAFCDIIKERAEAAAEQYGSADAAVYTDYKELLKDASIDIVHVLTPNDAHAEISIAGLEAGKHVMCEKPMAKTAADAKRMAEAAKRTGKKLTIGYDNRFRQDSLYLKKVCEAGELGHIYYAKAHAIRRRAVPTWGVFLDEEKQGGGPLIDIGTHALDLTLWMMDNYKPKVVLGTKYHELSQKEDAANAWGPWDPKKFTVEDSAFGMIVMENGATITLEASWALNSLEVDEAKCSLSGTEAGADMKDGLRINGEKHSKLYTNKVELGAGGVAFYDGKEEKATDIELRKWIEAIEQDKDPVVTPEQAYVVSRILEAIYESARTGKAVYLD; via the coding sequence ATGAGCAAAGTGTATCGTGTTGGCGTGATCGGCTGTGGAGGAATTGCGAACGGGAAGCATCTGCCTGCCTTAAGCAGACAGGATAAGGTTCAAGTGGTGGCTTTTTGCGATATTATCAAGGAACGGGCTGAGGCGGCTGCTGAACAATACGGCAGTGCGGATGCTGCTGTCTATACGGATTACAAGGAATTATTGAAGGATGCTTCCATTGATATTGTTCATGTACTTACTCCTAATGACGCGCATGCGGAAATATCCATTGCGGGCTTGGAAGCGGGCAAGCATGTAATGTGTGAGAAGCCCATGGCCAAAACTGCGGCAGACGCCAAACGTATGGCTGAAGCAGCGAAGCGTACAGGGAAGAAGTTAACCATTGGGTATGACAACCGTTTCAGACAAGACAGCTTGTATCTGAAAAAAGTCTGCGAAGCAGGCGAGCTTGGCCATATCTATTATGCGAAAGCCCATGCCATCCGGCGCAGAGCGGTTCCAACCTGGGGCGTATTCCTGGATGAGGAGAAGCAGGGAGGTGGCCCGCTGATTGATATCGGAACCCATGCGCTCGATCTGACGCTCTGGATGATGGATAACTACAAACCGAAGGTTGTACTGGGGACCAAATACCATGAGCTCTCCCAAAAAGAAGACGCTGCCAACGCCTGGGGACCCTGGGACCCGAAGAAATTCACCGTGGAAGACTCTGCGTTCGGGATGATAGTGATGGAGAACGGCGCAACGATTACGCTGGAGGCGAGCTGGGCGCTAAATTCGCTGGAGGTGGATGAAGCCAAGTGTAGCTTAAGCGGAACCGAAGCGGGTGCGGACATGAAGGACGGTCTCCGGATTAACGGGGAGAAGCATAGCAAGCTATACACGAATAAAGTTGAGCTTGGTGCCGGGGGAGTAGCCTTCTATGACGGCAAAGAAGAGAAAGCTACGGATATCGAATTAAGAAAGTGGATTGAAGCGATCGAACAGGATAAAGATCCGGTCGTCACTCCTGAACAGGCGTATGTGGTTTCCCGGATTCTGGAGGCAATCTATGAATCGGCCCGGACGGGTAAGGCCGTATATTTGGACTAA
- a CDS encoding branched-chain amino acid ABC transporter permease has translation MEYFIQQLINGISVGSIYALIALGYTMVYGIIKLINFAHGDVFMVGSFIGLYSAKYLASAGLPPILVLLLSLMISMTISALLGISIERLAYKPLRKSTRIAALITAIGVSFLLEYTGVLILGPQAKGFPDIMDKKQYHLFGSSIQVESNQIMILLTTIILMLVLQYIVRYTRTGKAMRAVSFDVEAARLMGINVDRTISATFAIGSALAAAAGVIFGMTYNSVDPLMGVMPGLKAFVAAVLGGIGSIPGALVGGLLLGTVETEISSLGFSSWRDGVAFAVLILILIFKPSGLFGKNVREKV, from the coding sequence ATGGAGTACTTCATTCAGCAGCTCATTAACGGAATCTCGGTAGGCAGTATTTACGCTCTGATCGCCCTTGGCTACACGATGGTGTATGGAATTATCAAGCTGATCAATTTCGCACATGGCGATGTGTTTATGGTCGGGTCCTTCATTGGACTGTACAGTGCCAAATATCTGGCCAGCGCCGGATTGCCGCCGATACTGGTTCTGCTTCTGTCGCTTATGATCTCGATGACGATCAGTGCATTGCTGGGGATCAGCATCGAACGTCTGGCCTACAAGCCGCTGCGCAAGTCCACCCGGATTGCCGCACTGATTACAGCCATCGGGGTGTCCTTCCTGCTCGAATATACCGGGGTACTGATTCTCGGGCCGCAGGCCAAGGGCTTCCCGGATATTATGGATAAGAAGCAATATCACCTGTTCGGTTCCTCCATTCAGGTCGAATCCAATCAGATCATGATTCTGCTAACAACGATAATTCTTATGCTTGTACTGCAATATATCGTCCGGTACACCCGGACAGGCAAAGCCATGCGGGCCGTATCCTTCGATGTGGAAGCCGCGCGGCTGATGGGCATCAACGTGGACCGCACCATTTCAGCGACCTTCGCCATCGGTTCGGCACTTGCCGCTGCAGCCGGCGTGATTTTCGGCATGACGTACAATTCGGTGGACCCGCTGATGGGGGTTATGCCGGGGCTGAAGGCTTTTGTCGCAGCGGTGCTGGGCGGGATCGGAAGTATCCCTGGTGCGCTGGTCGGCGGGCTGCTGCTCGGAACGGTAGAGACGGAGATTTCTTCCCTCGGGTTCTCCTCCTGGCGTGACGGAGTGGCGTTCGCAGTACTGATTCTAATCCTGATCTTCAAACCATCCGGGCTGTTCGGCAAGAATGTCCGGGAGAAAGTGTAG
- a CDS encoding branched-chain amino acid ABC transporter permease, producing the protein MNKLNKKFWLGIVAAFAFYGIVKVLLTTGVLSDVNQSMLLLIGVNIMLAVSLNLITGITGQFSIGHAGFMSVGAYTSAILTLDYNVPFVPAILAGGLLAAVFGVLIGMPTLRLNGDYLAIATLGFGEIIRIIMLNTEYVGGASGLSGIPAKTTWTMLFLFTLISVVLIHNFIRSTHGRACIAIRENEIAAEAMGINTTRYKIIAFTIGALFAGMAGGLSAHTFYVITPGSFNFLKSFEIIVMVVLGGLGSTAGAIVGAVFVTLLYTFLREFPEWRMIIYSIVLILMMIFRPSGLLGVSKFSFGKFGKKEAKAHDAIKTSSTP; encoded by the coding sequence ATGAACAAGCTCAATAAAAAATTCTGGCTGGGCATTGTCGCCGCCTTCGCATTCTATGGAATTGTCAAAGTTCTTCTAACAACGGGTGTACTTAGCGATGTGAATCAGTCCATGCTGCTGCTGATTGGTGTCAACATCATGCTGGCCGTATCGCTTAACCTGATTACCGGGATTACCGGGCAATTCTCCATCGGGCACGCCGGATTCATGTCTGTCGGTGCGTACACCTCGGCGATCCTGACCCTGGATTATAATGTGCCGTTCGTTCCGGCGATTCTGGCGGGCGGACTGCTGGCTGCGGTCTTCGGCGTACTGATCGGAATGCCGACACTGCGGCTCAACGGGGACTATCTGGCGATTGCCACACTGGGCTTCGGCGAGATTATCCGCATTATTATGCTGAATACAGAATATGTCGGCGGGGCTTCGGGGCTGAGCGGCATTCCGGCCAAAACCACCTGGACCATGCTGTTCCTGTTCACCCTGATCTCGGTCGTATTGATTCATAACTTTATCCGTTCCACCCACGGCCGGGCTTGTATTGCAATCCGCGAGAATGAGATAGCCGCTGAGGCGATGGGCATTAACACGACACGCTACAAGATTATTGCTTTTACCATCGGGGCATTGTTTGCCGGTATGGCGGGCGGCTTGTCGGCGCACACCTTCTATGTCATTACTCCGGGCAGCTTCAACTTCCTGAAGTCGTTCGAGATCATCGTTATGGTGGTGCTCGGGGGGCTGGGCAGCACGGCAGGCGCGATTGTCGGCGCGGTGTTTGTGACCCTGCTGTATACCTTCCTGCGCGAATTCCCGGAATGGCGCATGATTATTTACTCAATTGTGCTTATTCTGATGATGATTTTCCGTCCAAGCGGCCTGCTTGGCGTAAGCAAGTTCTCATTCGGCAAGTTCGGCAAAAAGGAGGCGAAGGCGCATGACGCAATCAAAACCAGCAGTACTCCTTGA
- a CDS encoding ABC transporter ATP-binding protein, producing the protein MTQSKPAVLLEVKEASRSFGGLKAVSEVSLHIDKGELIGLIGPNGAGKTTLFNLLTGVYPPSSGRIMLNNESIGGMKPYKINHKGAARTFQNIRLFTAMTVLENVKIAFHQHARHSLFSSMLRLPKHFKGEDEITRKAMDILKIFSLADQCDEVASNLSYGNQRRLEIARALAAGPKLLLLDEPAAGMNPNETRDLMNLIAWIREEFDLTILLIEHDMSLVMGVCNRIYVLDRGILIADGTPAEIRNNPKVIEAYLGQEA; encoded by the coding sequence ATGACGCAATCAAAACCAGCAGTACTCCTTGAAGTGAAGGAGGCCAGCCGGTCCTTCGGCGGACTTAAGGCAGTCAGTGAGGTTTCCCTTCATATTGATAAAGGCGAGCTGATCGGCCTGATCGGACCCAACGGTGCGGGCAAAACGACACTGTTTAACCTGCTGACCGGCGTATACCCGCCATCCTCCGGCAGAATCATGCTCAACAATGAGTCGATCGGCGGGATGAAGCCTTACAAGATTAATCATAAAGGGGCTGCGCGCACTTTTCAGAATATCCGCTTATTCACTGCCATGACGGTCCTGGAGAATGTCAAAATCGCCTTCCACCAGCACGCCCGGCACTCGTTGTTCTCTTCGATGCTACGCCTGCCGAAGCACTTCAAGGGGGAGGACGAGATTACCCGCAAGGCGATGGATATCCTCAAAATCTTCAGCCTGGCTGACCAGTGTGATGAGGTGGCGAGCAACCTGAGCTACGGGAATCAGCGGCGGCTGGAGATTGCCCGGGCGCTTGCGGCCGGACCAAAGCTGCTGCTGCTCGATGAGCCGGCAGCCGGGATGAACCCGAATGAGACGCGTGATCTGATGAATCTGATCGCCTGGATCCGGGAGGAATTCGACCTGACCATTCTGCTGATTGAGCATGATATGTCGCTGGTAATGGGCGTCTGCAACCGGATCTACGTTCTGGACCGCGGAATCCTGATTGCTGACGGCACTCCGGCGGAGATCCGCAACAATCCGAAGGTCATCGAAGCGTATCTGGGACAGGAGGCGTAG
- a CDS encoding ABC transporter ATP-binding protein has translation MLTVEGINVYYGAIHALKDLSITVKQGEIVTLIGANGAGKSTLLKTLSGLLKPKTGSIAFLDKSIVNQSVQAIVKEGLIHCPEGRRVFANMSVEENLELGAYLQDGSSLAADFEHVYRTFPRLLERKKQQAGTLSGGEQQMLAMGRALMGHPKLLLLDEPSMGLAPLLVQDIFRIIKEVNDAGTTVLLVEQNAHQALKIADRAYVLETGRVVLEGDAQALADSDEIKMAYLGH, from the coding sequence ATGCTTACAGTAGAAGGAATCAACGTATATTACGGAGCGATTCATGCCTTGAAGGATCTTAGCATCACCGTGAAGCAGGGGGAGATCGTGACGCTCATCGGGGCCAATGGCGCCGGCAAGTCTACGCTGCTCAAGACTCTCTCGGGGCTGCTGAAGCCGAAGACGGGCAGTATTGCTTTTCTGGATAAATCCATTGTGAATCAAAGCGTTCAGGCGATTGTCAAAGAAGGGCTGATCCATTGCCCGGAGGGCCGGCGCGTATTCGCCAATATGTCGGTCGAAGAAAACCTGGAATTAGGCGCTTATCTGCAGGATGGAAGCAGCCTGGCTGCTGACTTCGAGCATGTCTACCGCACCTTCCCGCGTCTCCTGGAGCGCAAGAAGCAGCAGGCCGGGACACTGTCCGGCGGGGAGCAGCAGATGCTGGCGATGGGGCGCGCCCTGATGGGCCACCCGAAGCTGCTGCTGCTGGATGAGCCTTCGATGGGACTGGCGCCGCTGCTGGTCCAGGATATTTTCCGGATCATCAAAGAGGTTAATGACGCCGGAACCACCGTGCTGCTGGTCGAGCAGAATGCCCATCAGGCACTCAAAATCGCAGACCGGGCTTACGTACTGGAGACAGGCAGGGTCGTCCTTGAAGGGGATGCCCAGGCGCTGGCCGACTCTGACGAGATCAAAATGGCTTATCTGGGGCACTAG
- a CDS encoding ABC transporter substrate-binding protein — translation MKKIGAIILSTVLTAVLASGCGNNTENSGNSASGGNSAGGTIKIGADLELTGGQASFGDSASKGAKLAVDQINAAGGVLGKQLELVVADNASKSEEATQAAQKLITNDKVVTIIGASTSTNTLGIVPVATEKKIPLVSVGATNPKVTVDERSGNVNEYVFRAAFIDPFQGEVMANFALDSLKAKTAVIYTDTSSDYSKGLQKFFEETFKAKGGEVLSQESYQQKDSDFKAVLTRIKAANPDVIYLPGYYEEVGKIVKQAREMGITVPFLGGDGWDSPQLAEIAGAKALENTFMSNHYSPEDTAPEVTSFVDAYKAANGGAVPDGMAALGYDALKLVADAIGRAGEADPAKITEALAATKDLQLATGKITLNDKHDPVKAAVVLKFVDGKQTFETKVNP, via the coding sequence ATGAAGAAAATTGGGGCCATTATCTTGTCAACAGTATTGACTGCGGTATTAGCATCCGGCTGCGGCAACAACACAGAGAACAGCGGGAATTCTGCAAGCGGCGGGAACTCGGCCGGAGGCACCATCAAAATCGGGGCTGACCTGGAGCTTACAGGCGGTCAGGCTTCTTTCGGCGACTCCGCCTCCAAGGGCGCGAAGCTGGCGGTGGACCAGATCAATGCGGCAGGCGGTGTACTCGGCAAGCAGCTTGAACTGGTAGTGGCCGACAATGCGTCGAAGTCCGAAGAAGCTACCCAGGCGGCGCAGAAGCTGATCACCAATGACAAGGTTGTGACCATCATCGGCGCATCGACTTCGACCAACACGCTGGGGATCGTTCCGGTAGCTACGGAGAAGAAGATTCCGCTGGTCTCGGTAGGCGCTACGAATCCGAAGGTAACCGTGGATGAGCGCAGCGGCAATGTGAATGAATATGTGTTCCGCGCGGCATTCATCGATCCGTTCCAGGGTGAGGTAATGGCTAACTTTGCACTCGATTCCCTGAAGGCGAAGACGGCGGTTATCTATACCGATACTTCTTCCGACTACTCCAAGGGTCTGCAGAAGTTCTTCGAAGAGACCTTCAAGGCCAAAGGCGGCGAGGTGCTGAGCCAGGAGTCCTACCAGCAGAAGGATTCGGACTTCAAAGCAGTTCTGACCCGCATCAAAGCAGCGAACCCGGATGTTATCTACCTGCCTGGTTATTATGAAGAAGTAGGTAAAATTGTGAAGCAGGCCCGTGAAATGGGCATCACCGTTCCGTTCCTCGGCGGCGACGGCTGGGATTCCCCGCAGCTGGCGGAAATCGCCGGTGCCAAGGCGCTGGAGAACACGTTCATGTCCAATCACTACTCGCCTGAAGATACAGCTCCTGAAGTAACCAGCTTCGTGGATGCCTACAAAGCGGCTAACGGCGGAGCAGTTCCCGACGGGATGGCGGCCCTGGGTTACGATGCGCTGAAGCTGGTAGCCGATGCGATTGGCCGCGCCGGTGAAGCTGATCCGGCCAAGATTACTGAAGCACTGGCTGCCACCAAGGATCTGCAGCTCGCTACAGGCAAGATTACGCTGAACGACAAGCATGACCCGGTCAAAGCGGCTGTTGTCCTGAAATTCGTTGACGGCAAACAGACCTTTGAGACCAAAGTTAACCCTTAA
- the ald gene encoding alanine dehydrogenase produces MIVGIPAEIKNNENRVAITPAGVEALRKAGHEVLLQCSAGTGSGFEDQEYSDKGAVILDSAAEVWSRAEMIIKVKEPLPEEYTFFRQGLILFTYLHLAPEAALTRALVESGVTAVGYETIQLEDGSLPLLIPMSEVAGRMAVQIGASLLEKPHGGKGVLLSGVPGVQPGEVVIVGGGIVGTNAAKIALGMGARVTVLDLNADRLRALDDIFGGRLVTVMSDSYHLEQAVRRADLLIGAVLIPGARAPKIVKEYMVQQMAEGSVIVDVAIDQGGSVETIDRITTHENPTYVKHGVVHYAVANMPGAVARTSTLALTNVTMPYALQIANLGIREAAVNNAALARGLNVVAGQVTNAAVAESLGYEYADGVAALAGVSGE; encoded by the coding sequence ATGATTGTTGGCATACCCGCAGAAATCAAGAATAACGAGAACCGTGTCGCCATCACTCCAGCCGGGGTAGAAGCGCTGAGGAAGGCAGGGCATGAGGTGCTGCTGCAGTGCTCTGCCGGTACCGGCAGCGGCTTCGAGGACCAGGAATATTCGGATAAGGGTGCAGTCATTCTGGACAGCGCTGCTGAGGTCTGGAGCCGGGCAGAGATGATTATCAAGGTGAAGGAGCCGCTGCCGGAGGAATATACTTTTTTCCGCCAGGGTCTGATCCTGTTCACCTATCTGCATCTCGCGCCTGAAGCCGCTCTGACCCGGGCGCTGGTGGAGAGCGGGGTAACCGCAGTCGGGTATGAGACCATCCAACTGGAGGACGGCTCGCTGCCGCTGCTGATTCCGATGAGTGAGGTTGCCGGACGCATGGCAGTGCAGATCGGAGCCTCGCTGCTGGAGAAGCCGCATGGAGGCAAAGGGGTTCTGCTCAGCGGGGTGCCGGGAGTACAGCCTGGAGAAGTCGTGATTGTCGGGGGCGGCATTGTCGGCACCAATGCGGCGAAGATTGCCCTCGGCATGGGGGCTCGTGTGACGGTGCTGGATCTGAATGCGGACCGGCTGCGGGCGCTGGATGATATTTTTGGCGGGCGGCTGGTGACGGTGATGTCGGATTCCTACCATCTGGAGCAGGCGGTCCGCCGGGCCGATCTGCTGATCGGGGCGGTGCTGATTCCCGGAGCCCGTGCGCCGAAGATCGTCAAGGAGTACATGGTGCAGCAGATGGCCGAAGGTTCAGTGATTGTAGATGTCGCGATAGACCAGGGCGGGTCCGTGGAGACGATCGACCGGATTACGACCCATGAGAATCCTACGTATGTGAAGCATGGCGTGGTTCATTACGCTGTCGCTAACATGCCGGGTGCGGTCGCCCGGACCTCCACTCTGGCGCTGACCAATGTGACGATGCCCTACGCGCTCCAGATTGCCAATCTGGGCATCCGCGAAGCAGCGGTGAATAACGCGGCGCTTGCGCGCGGCCTGAATGTGGTCGCCGGGCAGGTCACCAATGCTGCGGTGGCGGAGAGTCTGGGGTATGAGTATGCGGATGGAGTTGCGGCGCTGGCGGGTGTTAGCGGGGAGTAG
- a CDS encoding XRE family transcriptional regulator, whose translation MNSKRPITSFGWAIKKRLAELHLDQKKFCELHDIPPYRLSNLIHGTRKADRYRRLVAELLDLPPS comes from the coding sequence CTGAACAGCAAACGCCCCATAACTTCCTTTGGCTGGGCCATCAAGAAACGTCTGGCAGAACTGCACTTGGATCAGAAGAAATTCTGTGAGCTGCACGATATTCCACCCTATCGGCTGTCCAACCTGATTCACGGCACCCGCAAAGCCGACCGTTACCGCCGCTTAGTTGCTGAATTGCTGGACCTGCCTCCATCATAA
- a CDS encoding helix-turn-helix transcriptional regulator, translating into MQSIYERIEFLIKKQGMTKKSFCAQLGISTGNMGDWKRGKSTPGTHKLIEIAGFFQVSLDWLVLGKQTLTVQESGGDYFFDEIRQLSCHTAELLPEEKHFIKEYLAFTDYRKRLNKNRDDVPKEDQNEDENT; encoded by the coding sequence ATGCAATCAATCTACGAACGAATTGAATTTCTGATCAAAAAGCAAGGCATGACCAAGAAATCCTTCTGTGCACAGCTCGGAATCAGCACCGGGAATATGGGAGATTGGAAGCGCGGCAAATCAACGCCGGGTACGCATAAACTGATTGAGATTGCAGGATTCTTCCAGGTCAGCCTCGATTGGCTGGTTCTTGGCAAGCAGACACTGACTGTGCAAGAAAGCGGCGGGGATTATTTTTTTGACGAAATACGGCAACTGAGTTGCCACACCGCAGAGCTGCTGCCGGAAGAGAAGCATTTCATTAAAGAATATCTGGCGTTCACCGATTACCGGAAACGGCTAAACAAGAACCGGGACGATGTGCCAAAAGAGGACCAAAATGAGGATGAGAATACATAG
- a CDS encoding helix-turn-helix transcriptional regulator: MQSIYDRIEFLIKRQGMTKKSFCKQLGISTGNLGDWKRGKSTPGTHKLIEIAGFFQVTLDWLVLGKQTLTVQESGEDYFFEEIRQLNCHTGELLPEEKHFIKEYLAFTDYRKRMDKNRAVEQNEKQEEDLDEDADENS; the protein is encoded by the coding sequence ATGCAATCTATCTACGATCGTATTGAATTTCTGATTAAGCGGCAGGGAATGACCAAGAAATCCTTCTGCAAGCAGCTAGGAATCAGCACGGGGAACCTGGGGGACTGGAAGCGCGGCAAATCGACTCCGGGTACACATAAACTGATCGAGATTGCCGGATTTTTTCAGGTAACCCTTGATTGGCTGGTGCTTGGCAAGCAGACGTTAACGGTGCAGGAAAGCGGCGAGGATTATTTTTTTGAGGAAATACGGCAATTGAATTGCCACACCGGGGAGCTGCTGCCGGAAGAGAAGCATTTCATTAAGGAATATCTGGCGTTCACCGATTACCGGAAACGGATGGACAAGAACCGGGCTGTGGAACAGAATGAGAAGCAGGAAGAGGACCTGGATGAAGATGCGGATGAGAATTCTTAA
- a CDS encoding glutathione peroxidase gives MSVYDYEANTLRGEKESLSKHKGKVLLVVNTASKCGFTPQYKGLQEVYDKFKDRGFEVLGFPSNQFAGQEPGDSEDIAEFCEINYGVTFPMYEKINVKGSDAHPLFQYLSNEAPGVLGSKSVKWNFTKFLVDKEGRVLKRFSPQTTPEQIEKDIAKLLD, from the coding sequence ATGAGTGTCTATGACTATGAAGCCAACACCCTGCGGGGCGAGAAAGAATCGCTCTCCAAGCACAAAGGCAAGGTACTGCTCGTTGTCAACACGGCCAGCAAGTGCGGATTTACCCCGCAGTATAAGGGTCTCCAAGAGGTGTACGATAAATTCAAGGACCGCGGGTTTGAGGTACTGGGATTCCCGAGCAACCAGTTTGCCGGGCAGGAGCCGGGAGACAGCGAGGATATTGCGGAGTTCTGCGAGATTAATTACGGGGTCACCTTCCCGATGTACGAGAAGATTAATGTAAAAGGCAGCGACGCCCATCCTCTGTTCCAGTATCTGTCCAATGAGGCACCAGGCGTTCTCGGTTCAAAAAGTGTGAAATGGAACTTCACCAAGTTCCTGGTCGACAAGGAGGGCCGTGTTCTCAAGCGCTTCTCCCCGCAGACCACGCCGGAGCAGATTGAGAAGGATATTGCGAAGCTGCTGGATTAG
- a CDS encoding organic hydroperoxide resistance protein: MKALYTATAKVRGGREGSVESSDGALKHDLKIPKELGGPGGAGTNPEQLFAAGYGACYESALANIARKEGVKLQDVEITSNVLIGKDESDGGFKLAVKLDVHLPGIERSVAEDLAKKAHDFCPYSKATRGNIEVELNVL; this comes from the coding sequence CTGAAGGCGCTATATACGGCAACAGCCAAGGTCCGCGGAGGCCGTGAAGGCTCGGTGGAATCGTCGGACGGGGCGTTGAAGCATGATCTGAAAATCCCGAAGGAGCTGGGAGGCCCCGGGGGTGCCGGCACGAATCCGGAGCAATTGTTCGCAGCGGGCTATGGTGCCTGCTATGAGAGTGCCCTTGCCAATATTGCCCGTAAAGAGGGCGTGAAGCTGCAGGATGTGGAAATTACCTCGAATGTCCTGATCGGAAAAGATGAGAGTGACGGCGGATTCAAGCTGGCCGTGAAGCTGGATGTGCACCTGCCGGGCATCGAGCGTTCTGTTGCCGAGGATCTGGCGAAGAAGGCTCATGATTTCTGCCCTTATTCCAAGGCGACACGCGGAAATATTGAGGTTGAACTGAACGTACTGTAA